A region of Peromyscus eremicus chromosome 17, PerEre_H2_v1, whole genome shotgun sequence DNA encodes the following proteins:
- the Ppp2cb gene encoding serine/threonine-protein phosphatase 2A catalytic subunit beta isoform, producing the protein MDDKAFTKELDQWVEQLNECKQLNENQVRTLCEKAKEILTKESNVQEVRCPVTVCGDVHGQFHDLMELFRIGGKSPDTNYLFMGDYVDRGYYSVETVTLLVALKVRYPERITILRGNHESRQITQVYGFYDECLRKYGNANVWKYFTDLFDYLPLTALVDGQIFCLHGGLSPSIDTLDHIRALDRLQEVPHEGPMCDLLWSDPDDRGGWGISPRGAGYTFGQDISETFNHANGLTLVSRAHQLVMEGYNWCHDRNVVTIFSAPNYCYRCGNQAAIMELDDTLKYSFLQFDPAPRRGEPHVTRRTPDYFL; encoded by the exons ATGGACGACAAGGCGTTCACCAAGGAGCTGGACCAGTGGGTGGAGCAGCTGAACGAGTGTAAGCAGCTGAACGAGAACCAAGTGCGGACGCTGTGCGAGAAG GCTAAGGAAATTTTAACAAAAGAATCAAATGTACAAGAGGTTCGCTGTCCTGTTACTGTCTGTGGAGATGTGCATGGCCAATTCCATGACCTTATGGAACTCTTCAGAATTGGTGGAAAATCACCAGATACAAACTATCTCTTCATGGGTGACTACGTAGACAGAGGTTATTACTCTGTGGAGACTGTGACTCTTCTTGTAGCATTAAAG gtGCGCTATCCAGAGCGCATTACAATATTGCGAGGAAATCATGAAAGCCGACAGATCACCCAAGTGTATGGCTTTTACGATGAATGTCTACGAAAGTATGGAAATGCCAACGTCTGGAAATACTTTACAGATCTCTTTGATTATCTTCCACTTACAGCTTTAGTAGATGGACAG ATATTCTGCCTCCATGGTGGCCTCTCTCCATCCATAGATACACTGGATCATATAAGAGCCCTGGATCGTTTACAAGAAGTTCCACATGAG GGCCCAATGTGTGATCTCTTATGGTCAGATCCAGATGACCGTGGCGGATGGGGTATTTCACCACGTGGTGCTGGCTACACCTTTGGACAAGATATTTCTGAAACATTTAACCATGCCAACGGTCTCACACTGGTGTCTCGCGCTCACCAGCTTGTAATGGAA GGTTATAATTGGTGCCATGATCGGAATGTGGTGACCATTTTTAGTGCACCCAATTACTGCTACCGCTGTGGAAACCAGGCTGCTATCATGGAATTAGATgacactttaaaatattcttt TCTTCAGTTTGACCCAGCACCTCGTCGTGGAGAGCCTCATGTGACCCGGCGTACCCCAGACTACTTCCTATAA